A section of the Lepidochelys kempii isolate rLepKem1 chromosome 4, rLepKem1.hap2, whole genome shotgun sequence genome encodes:
- the LOC140910014 gene encoding uncharacterized protein yields the protein MISGSTGPRNPLLSFTTLERQRQGTETTPHLISSDRQKMPLQHAASWPEECPKVLVNLWCKNCRDYDFGRSIRNVNLHEKLSKSLGAVGINWTAVHCREHIKDLQSAYCKAKNENCKSSISLATCHRYEDFFNQVFATTPGTELTVLYDYLPSGEGMLFRVEAEGSGTALQVSLVEESEEQNLEQTTVLELALDQATQQDGLGNILVPYSKDLFWGWAWGGV from the exons ATGATCTCTGGTAGTACGGGTCCAAGGAATCCTCTGCTCTCTTTCACCACCCTGGAACGACAGAG ACAGGGCACAGAAACAACACCTCATCTCATCAGTTCAGACAGACAGAAGATGCCCCTTCAGCATGCTGCTAGCTGGccagaggagtgccccaaggttctGGTTAATCTCTGGTGTAAGAACTGTAGGGACTATGATTTTGGAAGAAGCATCAGAAATGTGAATTTACATGAAAAGCTCTCCAAGAGCCTGGGAGCAGTGGGGATCAACTGGACTGCTGTCCACTGCAGGGAGCATATTAAAGACCTCCAGTCTGCTTACTGCAAGGCAAAGAATGAAAATTGCAAGTCCAGCATCTCTCTGGCTACCTGCCACCGCTATGAAGACTTCTTCAACCAGGTGTTCGCCACCACCCCTGGCACAGAACTCACAGTCCTCTATGACTATCTCCCGAGTGGGGAAGGTATGCTTTTCAGAGTAGAGGCAGAGGGGTCAGGGACAGCACTACAGGTGAGCCTGGTGGAAGAGTCAGAGGAGCAGAACCTGGAACAAACCACAGTGCTGGAACTGGCCTTGGATCAGGCTACACAGCAGGATGGGCTAGGGAACATCTTGGTGCCATATTCCAAAGATCTGTTTTGGGGATGGGCCTGGGGAGGAGTCTGA